Proteins co-encoded in one Arthrobacter alpinus genomic window:
- a CDS encoding sigma-70 family RNA polymerase sigma factor, whose protein sequence is MTQVVDTPLASADEVRHDTLPPILRSIPAAADYGFLYPWQQEALDAWHNNARRGVIEAVTGSGKTRLGVAAAHEAVRQGIKVLILVPTAELQRQWLATLKRDFPSASTGLLGNGGKDSLDDVDVLIAIVHSAATHQTLRAHKAGLLIADECHRYAAPLFAAALGQGYNWRLGLTATYERNDGGHHEMLSPYFGGVVFNLWYDRALRDEVIAPFDIALIGVELTPAERANYDEFSDSMSEAARYLKQYANVPPLPFPAFIAAVAALAASAGLTAEAGLARKYMKAMSARLSLLAETKTKGLVLAALHQPVAESGGTLVFTQTQASARSAQDIYRTVGCSATAIYSGMRPEERKQGLVDFSNRDAQVLAAPRILDEGVDVPEADLGIIVAANRSQRQMVQRLGRVIRKKKDGRVGRLVVLFAINTVEDPDVQGEEFLGRVLPFARRYEFFEIVTDLQEIEDFLRYPEIEVSADAPSAGGEGQATSGDENSTPSPQLEPDAVVPEPAAPLFELPEDDDDEPAELLAHITGLTDDIVADYLKRIGKFPLLDAAAEVDLGQTIEAGLMATYKLENCVLGSRRERHDLEKLARLGASALETMMNANLRLVVSIAKKYLDRGLDFIDIIQEGNLGLLRAVHKFDYTLGNKFSTYATWWIRQAITRAIADFGRTIRVPVHMTEQINKLLSVRRHLSVELGRPATPEELAHQLDSTPADVRKIMKYAAPVFSLDMLVPDGHGGSEPLSEQMYDPLEATAHEYAERTDMLAALHNVLDTLSAREAGVLSMRYGLGDGEPKTLDAIGQVYGVTRERIRQIESLTMKKLREPGYCTSLESFLDIPTPEEQVS, encoded by the coding sequence ATGACACAGGTAGTGGACACACCATTGGCAAGTGCCGACGAGGTCCGTCATGACACCTTGCCGCCCATCCTACGGAGCATACCTGCCGCAGCCGATTACGGTTTCCTCTACCCCTGGCAGCAGGAGGCGCTCGACGCCTGGCATAACAATGCTCGCCGTGGCGTCATTGAGGCTGTCACCGGTTCCGGCAAGACACGCCTCGGTGTTGCGGCTGCTCATGAGGCTGTCCGGCAGGGCATCAAAGTACTCATTCTGGTCCCCACCGCAGAGCTCCAGCGTCAATGGCTCGCTACCCTCAAGCGCGATTTTCCCTCCGCATCCACGGGACTACTGGGCAACGGTGGCAAGGATTCTCTGGACGATGTGGATGTCCTCATCGCCATCGTGCACTCGGCAGCTACGCACCAGACACTGCGTGCGCACAAAGCCGGGCTACTGATCGCCGACGAGTGCCACCGCTACGCTGCTCCCCTCTTCGCCGCGGCTCTGGGGCAGGGATACAACTGGCGTTTGGGATTGACTGCCACGTATGAGAGGAACGACGGCGGCCATCACGAAATGTTGTCTCCCTACTTTGGCGGAGTGGTCTTCAACCTTTGGTATGACAGGGCGTTGCGTGACGAGGTTATTGCCCCGTTCGACATCGCTCTGATCGGTGTTGAGCTCACACCAGCTGAGCGGGCCAATTACGACGAGTTCTCCGACAGCATGTCCGAGGCCGCCCGTTATCTGAAGCAGTACGCCAATGTGCCACCACTTCCATTTCCCGCGTTCATTGCCGCAGTCGCTGCACTGGCAGCTTCCGCAGGGCTCACAGCCGAGGCTGGTCTGGCCCGCAAATACATGAAGGCTATGTCCGCACGCTTGTCGCTATTGGCCGAAACCAAGACCAAGGGGTTGGTGCTGGCCGCTCTGCATCAGCCTGTTGCAGAGTCCGGAGGAACACTGGTTTTCACCCAGACCCAAGCCTCAGCTCGTAGCGCCCAGGACATTTACCGCACGGTGGGATGTTCCGCCACAGCAATCTACAGCGGCATGCGGCCCGAGGAGCGCAAGCAGGGACTCGTTGATTTCAGCAATCGCGATGCCCAAGTATTGGCTGCACCACGCATTCTCGATGAAGGCGTAGACGTGCCCGAGGCAGATTTGGGCATCATCGTGGCCGCCAATCGCAGCCAGCGCCAGATGGTGCAGCGGCTGGGCCGTGTGATCCGTAAAAAGAAGGACGGGCGTGTTGGTCGACTCGTGGTGCTGTTTGCGATCAATACAGTGGAAGACCCTGATGTGCAGGGGGAAGAATTCCTGGGCCGCGTACTTCCCTTTGCGCGTCGCTATGAGTTCTTTGAAATCGTCACCGATCTGCAGGAGATCGAAGATTTCCTGAGGTATCCGGAAATTGAAGTCTCGGCTGATGCCCCATCGGCTGGCGGTGAAGGTCAGGCAACATCCGGTGATGAGAATTCCACTCCATCGCCGCAACTGGAACCAGACGCTGTGGTTCCGGAACCGGCTGCTCCCCTGTTTGAGCTGCCGGAGGACGACGATGATGAGCCGGCCGAGTTGTTGGCCCACATTACAGGCCTGACGGACGATATTGTGGCCGACTATCTCAAACGGATTGGAAAGTTTCCTCTTCTTGACGCAGCTGCCGAGGTGGACCTAGGCCAAACTATCGAGGCTGGTTTGATGGCTACCTACAAATTAGAAAACTGCGTGTTGGGCTCCCGCCGCGAACGCCATGACTTGGAAAAGCTGGCCCGGCTTGGTGCCAGTGCCCTTGAAACGATGATGAACGCAAATCTGCGGCTCGTTGTCTCCATTGCGAAGAAGTATCTGGATCGGGGCCTCGATTTTATTGACATCATCCAAGAGGGAAATCTGGGCCTGCTGCGCGCCGTCCATAAGTTCGATTACACCTTGGGCAACAAGTTCTCGACCTACGCAACCTGGTGGATCCGTCAAGCAATTACCCGCGCTATTGCAGATTTTGGACGCACCATCCGTGTTCCAGTTCATATGACGGAACAGATTAACAAGCTTCTTTCCGTGCGACGCCACCTTTCGGTGGAGTTGGGAAGGCCTGCAACTCCAGAAGAATTGGCTCACCAACTGGATTCAACCCCTGCAGATGTTCGCAAGATCATGAAGTACGCGGCCCCAGTGTTCTCCTTAGACATGCTTGTTCCCGACGGTCATGGCGGATCCGAACCACTGTCAGAGCAAATGTACGACCCGCTAGAGGCAACCGCTCACGAATACGCCGAGCGCACCGACATGCTGGCCGCCTTGCATAACGTCCTCGATACCCTCAGTGCGCGCGAGGCTGGAGTTCTATCCATGCGATATGGCCTCGGCGACGGGGAACCCAAGACCCTTGACGCAATCGGGCAGGTCTACGGCGTGACTCGTGAGCGCATCCGTCAGATTGAATCACTAACCATGAAGAAGCTCAGGGAACCCGGATACTGCACATCACTTGAGAGCTTCTTAGATATTCCGACGCCCGAGGAGCAGGTGAGCTAA